The genomic window CGCCACGCTCATCGCCCGTCAAGAGATCGAGTACCTGCGCCCGGTGCCCTACAGCCAACGCCCCCTCGACGTGCGCATGTGGATCGGCGCGATGGGCGGGTCGAGCGCCGACATCTGCTTCGAGGTCTACAGCCCCGTCGGTGACGCCGAGCCCGTGCTCTACGCCCGCGCCACGGCCGTCACGGTCCTCGTCGACACCGCCAGTGGTCGACCCATCCGCTGGACCGAAGCGGAACGCACCGCTTGGGCGCCGTACATCGGAGACCCGATCGAGTACCGCCGGGGCCGTTCCCGCGGGTGAGCCCGCTCCACGGGACCCCGCGTATCCCGCGCCCGTCGTAAGACGCCGGAGCCCGGTGACGCCACTCGCGGGCCCGGGGCGTTCCCCGCCCGCCGGGAGCCGACTCTCGTCAGCACCCTGCGGAACCCGGCCGGCGCACGCCGCCGCCGACCCGCGCGACCTCGTTTGGCGAGGGCCGCCGGGTGTCGGCATCCGGGATCATCCGCGCGGGACGCGCACCATGACCTCTTGCGCGACGCTGGCCACGAGCGCGCCGCCGCGCGTGTAGATGCGTCCGGTGGCGAGTCCTCGGCCCCCGCGTGCGTTCGGGGACTCCTGCACGTACAGCAGCCACTCGTCGACGCGTCCCGGCCGGTGCCACCACATCGCGTGGTCGAGGCTCGCGACCTTCAGCCCGGGGGCGTTCCACGCGACGCCGTGCGCACGCATGATCGACTCCTGGATCGTGAGGTCGCTGAGGTAGGCGAGGGCGGCGCGGTGGACGGCGGGGTCGTCGCCGACGGGGCGACGCAGCTTCATCCAGACCGCCTGCCGGGGCACGTGCGGGCCCTCGACCGAGGCGTACAGCGGCGAGGTCACGTGGCGGACGTCGACAGGGCTCTCGGAGAGGATCCTGCGGCTGATCGGGTGCAGGGTCTCGACCTCGAGCGAGGGGGCGTCCTCGGGCTGGGGAATCCCCTCCGGCATCGGCTCGAAGTGCTCAAGTCCCGGGTCTTCGTCCTGGAACGAAGCGATCATCGAGAAGACCGGGACGCCGGACTGGAACGCCTGGGTCCGCCGAGTCGAGAACGAGCGGCCGTCGTGAATGCGGTCGACGGAGAAGGTGATGCCGTCGGAGGGGTCACCCGGGCGCAGGAAGTACCCGTGCATCGAGTGGACGGTGCGCTCAGCCGGGAGGGTCCGAGACGCTGCGACGATGGTCTGCGCGAGCACCTGACCGCCGTACACGCGACCGGTGGGCATGGCCTGCGACACCCCCGTGAAGATGTCTTCGGTCGTGCGCGCTCCGGCATCGCGGAGGTCGAGCACGCTCAGCAGCGACGCCACGGGATCGATGGCCTCGGACACACTGACTCCCGTTCCGGTACGGCGAACCCGCACCGCTTGATAGTTTAGGGCGGGTGTCCGCGCGCCTGTTGTTCCCCGACCCGCAGGCCGCAGCCGACCTGCTCACCTTCGCCGCCCGAACGATCCGTCTCGGTGACGGCACCGTGCGACTGCGAGCCGACGGGGGAGTGCTGGTCGCCACGGCGGCCCCTCTCGCCCCGCGCGGACTGCTCGATGCCACGCCGACCGTTCTGGGTCTGCGCGTCTCGGCGATCGACCCCGAGCTCGAGTGCGACCTGGTGGTCGAGGCGTCCGCCCTGCTCCCCGCCCCCGACGACGCGTCCGCGGTCGTGCTACCTGAGACCGCGACCTCACCGGCCTGGGCGGGCATCTCGCCCCCGCGCGGAGGATGGGAGCAGACGGATGCCATCGACTCGGCCGTACTCGCCTCGCGCGCGCAGTACGGGGTCGCGGCCGTCGCCGACGCCCTTCCCGCCGACCCCGGCGAGGACATCGTGCGCCTCGTGCGGGCCCAGGTCTGGGGTCAGCCCGACGAAGCACTGGGGGGACTGCCCCTGGGCACGGCCTTCGCGGCCTTCGCTCTGGGCTTCATCGCGGGGTCCGAGCAGGCGCCCGTGCGTCGCAGCGGTGCGTGGACGCGCGTGAGTCTCGCGCGCGGCCACGTGCTGGTGCGCGGTCCGGTGCGTTCGGGGCTCACCGCGGTGCGCGCTACGGGGAGCTGATCCAGCAAGCGCACAGGTGGCCTTCATACGCTGAGGGCACGCAAGGGGAGTACTCCCGACGCGACGTATCCGTCATCACGAGTCCACGATTGGATTCCGGGTACGTCGGTCCGAAAGGACGGAGGAGACCTTGACGCCGCGGTCGCGTGCCGCCCGTCGAGAGGTCCTCCCATGGTCTCGTTCTCCCGTCTGTTCGATCTCGCCTCCAAGGCCGCCGGAAAAGCCGCATCCTCGTCGCGCCCCCCGGGTGCCTCCGGAGGAAAAGACTGGCGCGACATGGTGCGCTCCGCGGCCGACGCCGTGACCGGCGATCGCGGAGCGAGCACCCCGCGCGCCGCGACCCGCGGCCCCGCGTCGAACGGGCGGTACGCGCCGCCCGCGGCATCCCGTCCCTCGTCCGCTCTGCCGGACGCCGACCGTGCCGCCATCGCCCGCTACGACTACCTCCTGCGCACGGCCGACCCCGACCGGGTCGAGCAGATGCACCGCGAAGCGTTCGCCCGCCTCACACCGGCGCAGCGCGCGCACGTGAAGGA from Microbacterium testaceum includes these protein-coding regions:
- a CDS encoding acyl-CoA thioesterase; its protein translation is MTDSPAQHTPDEGPAVAGPSRVHVPIHLRWGDLDALGHVNNTSMLKLLEEARLRAFWHSDGEGEPLPTAVFDMDVLESGGDRATLIARQEIEYLRPVPYSQRPLDVRMWIGAMGGSSADICFEVYSPVGDAEPVLYARATAVTVLVDTASGRPIRWTEAERTAWAPYIGDPIEYRRGRSRG
- a CDS encoding acyl-CoA thioesterase, encoding MRVRRTGTGVSVSEAIDPVASLLSVLDLRDAGARTTEDIFTGVSQAMPTGRVYGGQVLAQTIVAASRTLPAERTVHSMHGYFLRPGDPSDGITFSVDRIHDGRSFSTRRTQAFQSGVPVFSMIASFQDEDPGLEHFEPMPEGIPQPEDAPSLEVETLHPISRRILSESPVDVRHVTSPLYASVEGPHVPRQAVWMKLRRPVGDDPAVHRAALAYLSDLTIQESIMRAHGVAWNAPGLKVASLDHAMWWHRPGRVDEWLLYVQESPNARGGRGLATGRIYTRGGALVASVAQEVMVRVPRG